CCACAGGTGAAATACCAGGAATATGAGAGTACCAAAATATTCAGTGACATAAATTCCCTAGCGTACAACTACAGCACTTTTACTGGTGCATGTACTTCAATGACAATATAAGAGTTCTTTAATTTGGATTATTGTGCAAGTTTATTTCCTAGTATTATTACCTCCCTATCCATTAAGCTGCAATGAGAGACCTCTCTGGTTCTCATTGAACACAGTTCTTTTCAGTTTGCTTGCATTTGCTTAACTTGTACTTCAGCAAGATACTTTTATTGTTAATAGCGTTCTCCCTATTTCAGTATCTTCCAGAGTTCTCTTATTCAAACAACATGTTCAAGAGTCCTGGGGACATATTCGTGGAAGAAAACGGTGCACATAAGCCATAAACTCTTGTGGTTCCAAatcaaaaagaaactttaataagaCTGGTTTCGTGTTAGCACTTGTATTTGCAGCCACAGGGCTAGCCAATCTCTTTGTAATACTAACTATTTGGCACACTAATCTAAATTATAATGGATGGTGAATATGTCCTGTGTAATTGGAAAGGCCAATTATGGCCAGCAAAAGTTTTAGATAAGTCTGAAAGTCCATCAGACAGTAAGAGGAAAAATACACCTTCCCTAAAAGTTGAAATACTTTCACTGGATGAGAAAATTACCATGGAAAGCACAGACACAAAAGTCCTAACCAAATCTGCTGTTGAAGCCATTATGTCCTCTCTAGCAGTgcagtcagaggtcaaccttgcaCCTAGAGAGGAGACAACCTATGAAAGATCACTGAAAATGGCACTGGAAATCGTGAAAGGAAGAACAAATCAGAGCCAGGAAAGCACGTCGGAAGAACAACATACAGCTACAGCATCTGAAAATGTAGGAGAACAGCCGCCTGATTCACCTCCTCAGAAAAAGTTCCGGAAACTTGAAAGCAACATCCAGGAAGACTCAGCTTCCATATTGCTGTGCTCAGAGAGTGATGATTCCATGACTGATGATAAGTTGCAGGTGCACACAACCAGCGAGAGCACGCCAAGTGAAATGGAAACAAAGGCATCAGAAAACATAGGCTGTTGCCAAACATACCCTTCATTttcagatgatgatgataaaaaggaagaaaagaaaaagattgacaTCTCGGCAATCATGTCTGCGAATTTATCactcaaagaagaaagtgaatacattaaagaagaaaagttcGTCCCCTCATCAGAAGATCTCGCTGTCCCCAAAGAGGAGTCACAAGACATCCTCCTAGAAGACCCCCCGGCTGTTTCCTCTGAATGCTCTGCTGTCTCAGAGAATAACATGGAAGATCCTGGTGAGGGCCCATCAAATCAGAATCCAAGCTCCTATGCCAACCAAAATCAGTCTTCTGTGGAACCTGACGTAGGTGCTGAGATATCCACTGCAGGGTGCTCAGGGGACTTTCAGGTTTCCCTTCCTGCCCGTGATACAGTCAACAGTGATCTACTACTCCAGAGACTGGATTTAGAAGATCTTGAGGAAGAAGCCCGAGCTTCTGGCAAGCTTTTGTCTCTAAATCCTGCCAGTGCCGCTGCGTTAGAaaatgatgatgaggatgacGATGAAGACCTTCCACGTTTCATTCTCCGTTATGAGACACGTGCATTTGAAACCGGAATGATAGTGTGgtttaaatatcaaaaatatccATTTTGGCCAGCAGTGATCAAAAGCATTAGGCGGAAAGAGAGGAAAGCCAGTGTGCTTTTGGTTGAGGCAGACATGAGTCCTCAAAAGAAAGGCGTTAGAGTATCTTTGAGAAGGCTGAAAAAATATGACTGTAAAGAGAAACAGGCACTAGTGGAGAAAGCCAGGGAGGAGTACCGGGAGAGTATCAATTGGTGCGTGTCACTGATTTGTGACTACAGAGTTAGACTAGGTTGTGGCTCTTTTACTGGCTCGTTCTTTGAGTATTATGCTGCTGACATCAGTTATCCAGTCAGGAAAATCATCAAACAAGATACCTTCAGAAATATATTTCCAAAGCTATACAATGAAAACACGGGGGAGCACTTGCCCGTGGCATCCCACGCCAAGAGAGTATCTTTCCAGAAAATTCTCCCTGACAGGATGAAGCCTGCTCGGGACCGAGCTAACAAGAACCTGGTAGATTTCATTGTCAACGCAAAAGGAACAGAGGACCACCTCTTGGGCATTTTAAAGGGTACAAAAAAATCCAAGTGGCTGAAATCATTTCTGAATGCAAAGAGTTTCACACCCTGTATTGAAACATACTTTGAAGATGAAGATCAACTGGATGAGGTAGTGAAATACCTACAAGAAATTTATAAGCAAATTGACCAGAAGATGCTGACTCGGATAAAAGATGACAAAATTAAGTTTGTCTTAGAAGTTCTTCTACCAGAAGCAATTATTTGCTCAATTTCTGCTGTTGATGGCTTAGATTATGAGGCAGCTGAGGCAAAGTATCTAAAGGGACCATCCCTTGGCTGTAGGGAGAGAGAATTATATGATTCCAAAATCCTATTTGAAAAGAGACGGAGGTCATTACCAAACGAAGGCCGTTAATTATGCCAAGAGTTGGAACCAAAACTGGAAGC
This window of the Mus pahari chromosome X, PAHARI_EIJ_v1.1, whole genome shotgun sequence genome carries:
- the Pwwp3b gene encoding PWWP domain-containing DNA repair factor 3B yields the protein MDGEYVLCNWKGQLWPAKVLDKSESPSDSKRKNTPSLKVEILSLDEKITMESTDTKVLTKSAVEAIMSSLAVQSEVNLAPREETTYERSLKMALEIVKGRTNQSQESTSEEQHTATASENVGEQPPDSPPQKKFRKLESNIQEDSASILLCSESDDSMTDDKLQVHTTSESTPSEMETKASENIGCCQTYPSFSDDDDKKEEKKKIDISAIMSANLSLKEESEYIKEEKFVPSSEDLAVPKEESQDILLEDPPAVSSECSAVSENNMEDPGEGPSNQNPSSYANQNQSSVEPDVGAEISTAGCSGDFQVSLPARDTVNSDLLLQRLDLEDLEEEARASGKLLSLNPASAAALENDDEDDDEDLPRFILRYETRAFETGMIVWFKYQKYPFWPAVIKSIRRKERKASVLLVEADMSPQKKGVRVSLRRLKKYDCKEKQALVEKAREEYRESINWCVSLICDYRVRLGCGSFTGSFFEYYAADISYPVRKIIKQDTFRNIFPKLYNENTGEHLPVASHAKRVSFQKILPDRMKPARDRANKNLVDFIVNAKGTEDHLLGILKGTKKSKWLKSFLNAKSFTPCIETYFEDEDQLDEVVKYLQEIYKQIDQKMLTRIKDDKIKFVLEVLLPEAIICSISAVDGLDYEAAEAKYLKGPSLGCRERELYDSKILFEKRRRSLPNEGR